A part of Terriglobus roseus genomic DNA contains:
- a CDS encoding ROK family transcriptional regulator, with protein MKRRLVPTRRRPSTRTTAPLRTKTEVTGEPARPAQLRKTNQRLLLHLMRKHSPCSRADLARISGLAVPTVTLAVSDLIERGLVEDGGEGVSSGGRPPAMLRFNASHGYVAAADIGGTYVRMMLADLNGNPVAEWEDKLAEKGKTPRGVIAHIRQGLDAMMASLPEKRRILHITAGAPGMTDIDRGVVLAAPNLSGWNDVPFKTLLERDLNISAGVDNDVNLASVGEFAEGVARGVDDFIFIAIGTGVGAGIFLRGALHRGANWSAGEIGYLPVVGMDRQRVRMRDTGQLERVIGGEGVELQWKKLLRQAGINDRARMQMRATQIFDLALEGDTTAEQILENTSRVLADALSSISLLFNPELIVLGGGVGAHPALCSATERCLRENDFALPRLRSSSLGTKAQLFGAIAQSLAATETQLLF; from the coding sequence GTGAAACGCCGCCTGGTCCCAACTCGCCGTCGCCCTTCCACTCGCACCACCGCCCCTCTGCGCACCAAGACAGAGGTAACGGGCGAGCCCGCGCGTCCGGCGCAATTGCGCAAGACCAATCAGCGCCTGCTGCTTCACCTGATGCGCAAACATTCCCCCTGCTCTCGTGCTGACCTGGCACGTATCTCAGGGTTGGCTGTTCCCACGGTCACGCTTGCAGTGTCTGACCTGATTGAGCGCGGACTTGTAGAGGATGGGGGAGAAGGCGTATCTTCCGGAGGCCGTCCGCCTGCAATGCTCCGCTTTAATGCATCGCACGGTTATGTAGCAGCGGCCGACATCGGCGGCACATACGTACGGATGATGCTTGCTGATCTGAACGGCAATCCGGTTGCCGAATGGGAAGACAAGCTGGCAGAAAAAGGAAAAACGCCACGGGGTGTCATTGCCCATATCCGTCAGGGACTGGACGCGATGATGGCCAGCCTTCCGGAAAAGCGTAGAATTCTCCACATCACAGCCGGTGCTCCCGGCATGACAGATATTGATCGCGGCGTTGTATTGGCTGCCCCAAACCTTTCGGGTTGGAATGACGTTCCCTTTAAGACTTTGCTGGAACGTGATCTAAACATTTCCGCCGGCGTTGACAACGATGTGAACCTTGCTTCCGTGGGCGAGTTTGCTGAAGGCGTAGCGCGCGGTGTTGATGATTTCATCTTTATCGCGATTGGAACGGGAGTTGGCGCTGGCATCTTTTTGCGAGGCGCACTCCATCGCGGTGCGAACTGGTCTGCAGGCGAAATTGGTTATCTCCCTGTCGTAGGGATGGACCGCCAACGCGTCCGCATGCGCGATACGGGTCAGCTTGAACGCGTCATTGGTGGCGAAGGTGTCGAATTGCAATGGAAGAAACTTCTTCGGCAAGCAGGCATAAACGATCGGGCACGCATGCAGATGCGCGCAACCCAGATCTTCGATCTTGCTCTGGAAGGCGACACCACTGCCGAACAGATTCTTGAGAATACGTCACGCGTACTGGCGGACGCTCTCAGCAGTATTTCGCTCCTCTTCAACCCCGAACTGATTGTGTTGGGTGGAGGTGTGGGTGCACATCCGGCGCTCTGTAGCGCTACAGAGCGATGTTTACGCGAAAACGATTTCGCTTTGCCAAGGTTGCGTTCTTCGTCTCTGGGCACAAAAGCCCAACTATTCGGAGCTATCGCGCAATCCCTTGCTGCTACCGAAACACAGCTGCTGTTCTAA
- a CDS encoding PIG-L family deacetylase — MKIAVDASYAQPLPIERGAPGLAESLRKLHTRASLIQINAHPDDEDGGMLAYESRGVGADVSLLALNRGEGGQNVMTGDFWDQLGILRTMEHQAANRYYGSHLFYTRVADFGFSKTLEEALKQWNHDRVLEDVVRVVRTVRPMVVTSVFAGYVSDGHGHHQTAGVMAQEVFNAAADPKMFPDQIKEGLLPWKPLKVYARVPFAQVTPKGIFDYATNKWEPVAFKNYVTGEPIQGVPSVTLTVPESEYNALYGRNYLQVAREGLNEQKSQTGGVAIPPPGKFDSPYHLYASRVTATVPAHEESFFDGIDTSLPAIASYLPTGAQAEVRMKLEAIAATVDEATQKYNANDPSASAPALAKGLSLTRGLIAELKASKLPDEARYNALHELQIKEGQFNFALGQALGASLLASVQTSLPGQSQGRSGPMGGGDNVFSTASGSPTAIPGQALLVGVHVAAQGSQPLQVDAVALSPNTGGEWKMTEQKGITGSIAAGTAQDAYIAATVPLNAPYTAPYFERPNLEQSYYNLTSPQYVTLPVMSYPLTAVATYTYNGVKGELRSVVQTAHRYNGLGVVMEPLLVAPAISVRVTPPAGVMPLKAGSVSLDVTVHSDVKGPAQGTLELKLPSGWTASPATQTFATKRDGEDMNLHFVITPKNVEAKTYEIAAVAKYAGKEYASGFQTIGYAGITPYPQYRDAKFRTTGVDVTVAPNLKIAYIMGTGEEVPQSLKDIGINVTQLSSDDIAKADLNGYDCIILGIRTYAARPELRTYNQRLLDYVKNGGVVVSEYQSPEYERDFAPYVIPVTREAEKVVEEDAKVSILKPNDPLFTWPNHIVPADFNNWVEERGHGFPGAFDPKYVALTEVHDQGQDPQQGGLIYAQYGKGYYVYLAYAFFRQMPEGVPGSFRIMANLISAKKNPNLSH; from the coding sequence ATGAAGATTGCTGTTGACGCGTCCTACGCTCAGCCCTTGCCGATTGAGCGCGGTGCTCCGGGACTGGCGGAATCGCTACGCAAATTACATACGCGGGCAAGTCTCATCCAGATCAACGCTCACCCGGATGACGAAGACGGAGGCATGCTGGCTTACGAGAGTCGTGGAGTCGGCGCAGATGTATCGTTGCTGGCCTTGAATCGTGGCGAAGGTGGTCAGAATGTGATGACCGGCGACTTCTGGGACCAGCTTGGCATCTTGCGGACGATGGAGCATCAGGCGGCAAACCGTTATTACGGATCGCACCTGTTCTATACGCGTGTTGCGGATTTCGGTTTCTCAAAGACGCTTGAAGAAGCCTTGAAGCAGTGGAATCACGACCGCGTTCTGGAAGACGTGGTGCGCGTTGTACGAACGGTTCGCCCAATGGTGGTGACCAGTGTTTTTGCCGGATATGTTTCTGACGGCCACGGGCATCATCAGACCGCCGGTGTGATGGCTCAGGAAGTATTCAATGCTGCGGCCGATCCGAAGATGTTTCCGGACCAGATCAAGGAAGGCCTCCTGCCGTGGAAGCCGCTGAAGGTCTATGCACGCGTGCCATTTGCGCAGGTCACTCCGAAGGGCATCTTCGACTATGCAACCAACAAGTGGGAGCCAGTTGCATTTAAGAACTATGTGACCGGAGAGCCCATCCAGGGTGTTCCGTCGGTGACTCTGACTGTCCCAGAGAGTGAATACAACGCGTTGTATGGCCGCAACTATCTGCAGGTGGCGCGGGAAGGATTGAACGAGCAGAAGTCGCAGACGGGCGGCGTAGCCATTCCGCCACCGGGTAAATTCGACAGCCCATATCACCTTTACGCATCGCGCGTAACGGCAACAGTGCCTGCTCATGAGGAATCGTTCTTCGATGGCATCGACACATCGCTACCTGCGATTGCTAGTTATCTTCCGACCGGCGCACAAGCAGAAGTTCGCATGAAGTTAGAGGCGATCGCCGCGACCGTTGATGAGGCTACGCAGAAATACAACGCAAATGATCCATCGGCGAGTGCGCCAGCATTGGCAAAGGGCCTGTCGTTGACGCGTGGACTTATCGCCGAGTTGAAAGCGTCAAAGCTTCCAGATGAAGCTCGTTACAACGCATTGCATGAGTTGCAGATCAAGGAAGGGCAGTTTAACTTCGCGCTGGGACAGGCGCTTGGCGCTTCATTGCTGGCGAGTGTGCAGACGTCACTCCCAGGCCAGAGCCAGGGGCGATCTGGTCCCATGGGTGGGGGAGACAATGTTTTCTCCACTGCTTCCGGCAGTCCGACGGCGATTCCTGGACAAGCGCTGTTAGTGGGAGTGCATGTCGCCGCGCAGGGAAGCCAGCCATTGCAGGTGGATGCTGTGGCATTGTCACCCAATACGGGTGGCGAATGGAAAATGACGGAGCAGAAGGGAATCACTGGCTCTATCGCAGCAGGAACGGCGCAGGATGCGTATATCGCTGCGACTGTGCCACTGAATGCTCCATACACGGCGCCTTACTTTGAACGACCCAACCTCGAGCAGAGCTACTACAACCTCACATCGCCCCAATACGTCACGTTGCCTGTGATGTCCTATCCACTGACGGCGGTTGCTACGTACACCTACAACGGTGTGAAGGGCGAGCTTCGCAGTGTGGTGCAGACAGCGCATCGTTATAACGGTCTGGGCGTAGTGATGGAACCCTTGCTGGTTGCCCCAGCCATCAGTGTTCGGGTGACTCCACCCGCTGGCGTTATGCCTTTGAAGGCTGGCAGCGTATCACTCGATGTGACAGTGCATTCGGATGTTAAAGGGCCTGCGCAGGGGACGTTGGAATTGAAGCTACCAAGCGGATGGACAGCTTCTCCTGCAACGCAGACCTTTGCCACCAAACGCGATGGAGAAGATATGAATCTCCATTTTGTGATCACGCCGAAGAATGTGGAAGCGAAGACGTACGAGATTGCCGCGGTGGCGAAGTACGCTGGCAAGGAGTATGCAAGCGGCTTCCAAACCATCGGCTATGCCGGTATCACGCCCTATCCGCAGTACAGAGATGCGAAGTTCCGTACGACGGGTGTCGACGTGACAGTGGCTCCGAACCTGAAGATCGCTTACATCATGGGAACGGGCGAGGAGGTTCCGCAGTCGCTGAAGGATATCGGCATTAACGTAACGCAGCTGTCCAGTGATGACATTGCAAAGGCCGACCTCAACGGATACGACTGCATCATTCTTGGCATTCGTACCTATGCAGCGCGACCAGAGCTTCGCACCTACAATCAGCGCCTACTGGATTACGTGAAGAACGGCGGCGTGGTCGTAAGCGAGTATCAGTCGCCAGAGTACGAGCGGGACTTTGCCCCTTATGTGATTCCAGTGACACGCGAGGCGGAGAAGGTGGTGGAGGAAGATGCAAAGGTAAGCATCTTGAAGCCGAATGATCCTTTGTTTACCTGGCCAAACCATATCGTTCCCGCCGACTTCAACAATTGGGTGGAAGAGCGTGGCCACGGTTTTCCGGGGGCGTTCGATCCGAAGTATGTTGCGTTGACCGAAGTACATGATCAAGGCCAGGATCCACAGCAGGGCGGCCTGATCTATGCGCAGTACGGTAAAGGATATTACGTATATCTAGCCTATGCATTCTTCCGGCAGATGCCGGAAGGCGTGCCGGGAAGCTTCCGCATCATGGCGAATCTGATCAGTGCAAAGAAAAACCCCAATCTCTCGCACTGA
- a CDS encoding glycerophosphodiester phosphodiesterase family protein, translated as MLNATVIFFLAMSTNSPFAQSPKAAYRPAPALAQAPGKIVVIAHRGEHLHHPENTLVAFQAAADAGADYFELDVRTTSDGKLILMHDRTLDRTTDGKGDVKSHTFDQIRSLDAGVKFSPSFTGTKVPTFDEALDLARNKINVYVDTKDADPQQLVDTIVRHDMQDHVVIYGNSFFLYEVHKILPALRLMPEAQNADVSRFLLHSMPIAVLAFDNDDFLKPAILVAKEAHAQIFVDRLDEADTPEFWQRAIDQGANGIQTNRPEELATYLRLHGQATH; from the coding sequence GTGTTGAACGCAACTGTCATTTTCTTTCTGGCCATGAGCACTAACAGTCCTTTTGCTCAATCGCCTAAGGCTGCGTATCGGCCAGCCCCTGCATTAGCTCAAGCACCGGGAAAGATCGTGGTTATTGCGCACCGTGGAGAGCATCTGCACCACCCTGAAAACACATTGGTGGCCTTTCAAGCCGCCGCGGATGCTGGCGCGGATTACTTTGAACTGGACGTGCGTACCACCTCTGACGGCAAATTGATTCTGATGCACGACAGGACGCTCGACAGGACAACCGACGGCAAAGGAGACGTAAAGAGCCACACATTCGACCAGATTCGATCACTAGATGCGGGCGTTAAGTTTTCGCCATCATTCACAGGAACCAAGGTCCCAACCTTCGACGAGGCTCTCGATCTTGCTCGCAACAAAATCAATGTCTACGTCGACACCAAAGACGCCGATCCACAGCAGCTCGTGGACACAATCGTCCGACACGACATGCAGGATCACGTAGTCATCTACGGCAATTCGTTTTTTCTATATGAAGTGCACAAAATTCTGCCAGCCCTGCGGTTGATGCCCGAAGCGCAGAATGCTGATGTAAGCCGATTCCTTTTGCATTCCATGCCGATCGCCGTCCTTGCATTCGATAACGACGACTTCCTGAAACCAGCGATTCTGGTCGCAAAAGAAGCACACGCACAGATATTCGTCGATCGCCTGGACGAAGCCGATACGCCCGAATTCTGGCAGAGAGCAATCGACCAAGGAGCTAATGGCATCCAGACAAATCGCCCGGAAGAGCTAGCAACGTATCTTCGCCTACACGGCCAAGCCACGCACTAG
- a CDS encoding sialidase family protein, with protein sequence MRMYRIAAGMLLASLSVAGNSQTKNAESTAAVDAPDGLSATLSPDKDLPRAKSAFLPELFASSHASNLLQLKNGDLLCVWFSGTAEGQSDVAIVVSILPKGSMTWGKTVRVDHDPAKSYQNPVAYQAPNGDIWILHTAQTAGKGQADAQVLKTVSKDGGKTWSAPVVLFAEAGAFTRQPFVHGERNDLLLPTYYSTSAGITKGAETNYPVVKLSADGGQTWKECAVPKAEGMVQMSIVKQAPGRYAAFYRSRFADKIHRSTSTDGCNWTAPVPTPLPNNNASIQAAKLRDGNIVVVFNNTSGHKPGHVTQSGERVPVSIALSSDGGVTWKYVRDMETRDSHAPLPKGQRMEYSYPAVLQLANGKIMASYTYRRLGIKTVLIDENWIKQGTTTGEYKP encoded by the coding sequence ATGAGGATGTATCGGATAGCTGCGGGCATGCTGTTGGCTTCATTGAGTGTGGCAGGAAACAGCCAGACGAAGAACGCGGAGTCGACGGCGGCAGTGGACGCTCCGGATGGTCTTTCGGCAACGTTATCTCCTGATAAAGATTTACCGAGGGCCAAGTCTGCCTTCCTTCCGGAATTATTTGCCTCCTCGCATGCTTCGAATTTGCTTCAACTTAAGAACGGCGATCTTCTTTGCGTATGGTTTTCGGGTACTGCGGAAGGGCAATCGGATGTAGCCATTGTTGTCTCGATTTTGCCCAAGGGATCAATGACATGGGGTAAGACTGTCCGGGTGGATCATGATCCGGCCAAGTCCTACCAAAACCCTGTTGCCTATCAGGCTCCGAACGGAGATATCTGGATACTGCACACAGCGCAGACAGCAGGCAAAGGACAGGCCGATGCGCAGGTTTTGAAGACTGTTTCCAAAGATGGCGGAAAGACCTGGAGCGCGCCTGTTGTTCTTTTCGCGGAAGCCGGGGCTTTCACGCGCCAACCCTTTGTTCATGGCGAACGCAACGACCTTCTACTTCCTACCTATTACTCAACCAGCGCAGGCATCACGAAGGGCGCGGAGACAAACTATCCCGTTGTTAAATTGAGCGCGGATGGAGGCCAGACATGGAAGGAGTGCGCTGTTCCCAAAGCTGAGGGCATGGTGCAGATGAGCATTGTGAAGCAGGCACCGGGACGTTATGCTGCGTTTTACCGCAGCCGTTTTGCAGACAAGATCCATCGTTCAACATCCACCGATGGCTGCAACTGGACGGCTCCCGTGCCAACGCCGTTACCGAATAACAATGCTTCCATTCAGGCGGCGAAGCTTCGTGATGGGAACATCGTCGTGGTGTTCAACAACACCTCTGGGCATAAACCGGGGCACGTGACCCAGTCGGGTGAACGAGTTCCGGTCTCGATTGCACTTTCCAGTGATGGCGGTGTTACGTGGAAGTATGTTCGCGATATGGAGACACGCGACAGCCATGCACCACTACCAAAAGGGCAGCGTATGGAATACAGCTATCCTGCGGTTCTGCAGCTTGCGAATGGAAAGATCATGGCGAGTTATACATATCGTCGCTTGGGGATAAAAACTGTTCTGATAGATGAGAACTGGATCAAGCAGGGCACTACAACGGGAGAGTACAAGCCGTAA